A single window of Nicotiana tomentosiformis chromosome 1, ASM39032v3, whole genome shotgun sequence DNA harbors:
- the LOC104108919 gene encoding myosin-6-like, translated as MAASVSLPVGSLVWVEDPDVAWIDGEVLELNGSDIKVLCTSGKTVVVKFSNVYAKDAEAPPSGVDDMTKLAYLHEPGVLHNLKARYDINEIYTYTGNILIAVNPFRRLPHLYDTHMMAQYKGAAFGELSPHPYAVADAAYRLMINEGVSQSILVSGESGAGKTESTKQLMRYLAYMGGRAAAEGSRSVEQQVLESNPVLEAFGNAKTVRNNNSSRFGKFVEIQFDQKGRISGAAVRTYLLERSRVCQVSDPERNYHCFYMICAAPPEDIKRFKLDNPRTFHYLNQTNCFQLDEIDDSKEYLATRRAMDVVGISSEEQDAIFRVVAAILHLGNIEFAKGKEIDSSVPKDEKSWFHLRTAAELFMCDVKALEDSLCKRVIVTRDETITKWLDPEAALTSRDALAKVVYSRLFDWLVDTINSSIGQDPNSKSLIGVLDIYGFESFKTNSFEQFCINLTNEKLQQHFNQHVFKMEQEEYTKEEINWSYIEFIDNQDILDLIEKKPGGIIALLDEACMFPRSTHDTFAQKLYQTFKNHKRFCKPKLARSDFTICHYAGDVTYQTELFLEKNKDYVIAEHQALLSASTCSFVSGLFPTSNEESSKQSKFSSIGTRFKQQLQSLLETLSATEPHYIRCVKPNNLLKPAIFENHNVLQQLRCGGVMEAIRISMAGYPTRKPFYEFLDRFGILSPEVLDGSTDEVAACKKLLEKVGLEGYQIGKTKVFLRAGQMAELDGRRTEVLGRSASIIQRKVRSYMARRSFTLLRRSTIQIQSLCRGELARRVYESLRREAASLRIQTNVRMHLSRKAYKELWSSAVSIQTGLRGMAARDELRFRRQNKAAIIIQSHCRKFLACSKFKKLKKAAITTQCAWRGRVARKELKKLKMAARETGALQAAKNKLEKQVEELTWRLQLEKRMRADLEEAKTQENAKLQSAFQELQVQFKETKEMLVKERENAKRAAEQIPIVQEVPVIDHELMNKLSIENENLKSMVSSLEKKIGETETKYEETNKLSEERLKQAMEAESKIVQLKTTMQRLEEKVFDMESENQILRQQALLTPAKRVSDHSPSPASKIVENGHHLNDENRTNDAPSFTPSKNYETPDSKLRRPPIDRQHEDVDALIDCVMKDVGFSQGKPVAAFTIYKCLLNWKSFEAERTSVFDRLIQMIGSAIENQESNDHMAYWLSNTSTLLFLIQKSLKSGGAVGATPTRKPQPPTSLFGRMTMGFRSSPSAVNLAAAAAALVVRQVEAKYPALLFKQQLTAYVEKIYGIIRDNLKKELGSLLSLCIQAPRTSKGSLRSGRSFGKDSSTNHWQRIIECLNSLLCTLKENFVPPILVQKIFTQTFSYINVQLFNSLLLRRECCTFSNGEYVKAGLAELELWCCQAKEEYAGSSWDELKHIRQAVGFLVIHQKYRISYDEITNDLCPILSVQQLYRICTLYWDDNYNTRSVSPDVISSMRVLMTEDSNNAESNSFLLDDNSSIPFSIDEVSESLQVKDFADVKAATQLLENPAFQFLHE; from the exons ATG GCTGCTTCTGTTAGTTTACCGGTTGGTTCTCTTGTTTGGGTGGAGGATCCTGATGTAGCCTGGATAGATGGGGAAGTTTTGGAGCTTAATGGTTCAGACATAAAGGTTCTCTGCACTTCTGGTAAAACG GTTGTTGTTAAGTTTTCTAATGTCTACGCCAAAGATGCTGAAGCTCCGCCATCTGGTGTCGATGATATGACGAAGCTGGCTTATTTGCATGAACCAGGAGTCCTGCATAATTTAAAGGCTAGATATGATATTAATGAAATATAT ACATATACAGGGAATATATTAATCGCTGTCAATCCTTTTAGAAGGCTACCTCACTTATATGATACACATATGATGGCCCAATATAAAGGTGCAGCTTTTGGGGAGCTAAGTCCACACCCTTATGCTGTTGCAGATGCGGCATACAG ACTTATGATCAATGAAGGAGTAAGTCAGTCAATATTGGTTAGTGGGGAGAGTGGCGCTGGTAAAACAGAAAGCACCAAGCAACTCATGCGCTATCTTGCTTACATGGGCGGGAGAGCTGCAGCTGAAGGTAGTAGATCAGTCGAGCAGCAAGTTCTGGAG TCTAATCCTGTTCTGGAAGCATTTGGTAATGCGAAAACTGTCAGAAACAATAACTCAAG TCGTTTTGGTAAGTTTGTGGAGATCCAGTTTGACCAGAAGGGAAGGATTTCAGGAGCTGCTGTCAGAACGTATTTACTTGAAAGATCTCGTGTTTGCCAGGTGTCTGATCCTGAGAGAAATTATCATTGCTTCTACATGATTTGTGCTGCACCCCCAGAG GACATTAAAAGGTTCAAATTGGACAATCCCAGGACATTTCATTACCTCAATCAGACAAATTGTTTTCAGCTAGATGAGATTGATGATTCCAAAGAGTACTTGGCTACAAGAAGGGCAATGGATGTTGTTGGCATAAGCTCTGAAGAGCAG GATGCAATATTTCGAGTAGTGGCAGCAATTCTCCATCTTGGGAACATTGAATTTGCAAAGGGGAAGGAGATAGACTCGTCTGTGCCCAAAGATGAGAAATCTTGGTTTCATCTGAGAACTGCTGCTGAGCTATTCAT GTGTGACGTAAAGGCTCTAGAGGATTCCCTTTGCAAACGCGTTATTGTAACTCGTGACGAAACCATCACCAAATGGCTGGATCCAGAAGCTGCACTTACCAGTAGAGACGCTCTTGCAAAAGTTGTGTACTCAAGATTGTTTGACTG GCTGGTTGATACGATTAATAGTTCAATTGGTCAAGATCCCAATTCTAAATCTTTGATTGGCGTGCTGGATATCTATGGATTTGAGAGTTTCAAGACTAACAG CTTTGAACAGTTCTGTATCAATTTAACAAATGAGAAGCTTCAGCAGCACTTCAATCAG CATGTTTTCAAAATGGAACAAGAAGAGTATACAAAAGAAGAAATTAACTGGAGCTACATTGAGTTCATTGATAATCAAGATATACTTGATCTGATAGAAAAG AAACCAGGTGGTATTATAGCACTTCTTGATGAAGCTTG CATGTTTCCTAGATCTACTCATGACACGTTTGCTCAAAAGCTCTATCAAACTTTCAAAAACCATAAGCGATTTTGCAAGCCCAAGTTGGCTCGTTCTGACTTCACTATATGCCATTATGCTGGTGAT GTCACGTATCAAACTGAGTTGTTTCTGGAGAAAAACAAAGATTATGTTATTGCTGAGCACCAGGCGCTCCTGAGTGCTTCAACGTGTTCCTTTGTATCTGGGTTGTTTCCAACATCAAATGAGGAATCCTCAAAACAATCAAAATTCTCTTCAATTGGCACAAGGTTTAAG CAACAACTGCAATCTTTGCTTGAAACATTAAGTGCAACAGAACCCCACTATATTCGATGTGTGAAGCCTAATAATCTGCTAAAGCCGGCTATCTTTGAGAATCACAATGTTCTGCAGCAGCTGCGCTGTGGG GGAGTGATGGAAGCAATTAGAATAAGCATGGCTGGATATCCTACACGGAAACCATTCTATGAGTTTCTGGATCGCTTTGGCATCCTTTCGCCTGAAGTTTTAGATGGAAG TACGGACGAGGTCGCTGCATGCAAAAAGCTCTTGGAGAAAGTTGGACTTGAAGGCTACCAG ATTGGTAAAACGAAGGTGTTTCTAAGAGCTGGTCAAATGGCGGAGCTGGATGGTCGAAGGACAGAGGTGCTCGGGAGATCTGCCAGCATTATCCAGAGAAAAGTTCGTTCTTACATGGCTCGGAGAAGTTTTACGTTGTTACGTCGGTCAACAATACAGATTCAATCTCTGTGCCGAG GGGAACTTGCTCGACGTGTATATGAGAGCTTGCGGAGGGAAGCAGCTTCTCTTAGAATCCAGACAAATGTGCGCATGCATCTTTCTAGGAAGGCTTACAAAGAGTTGTGGTCCTCAGCTGTTTCAATTCAGACAGGACTGCGGGGGATGGCTGCACGCGATGAGCTTCGATTCAGAAGGCAGAACAAAGCAGCAATTATTATTCAG AGCCATTGTCGCAAGTTCTTGGCGTGTTCGAAATTTAAGAAGCTCAAGAAAGCTGCAATTACCACTCAATGTGCTTGGAGAGGTAGAGTTGCTCGTAAGGAACTGAAGAAACTGAAGATG GCTGCACGGGAGACTGGGGCTCTGCAAGCTGCAAAGAATAAATTAGAGAAGCAAGTTGAAGAATTAACTTGGAGATTGCAGCTGGAGAAACGCATGAGG GCGGATCTTGAAGAAGCAAAAACACAAGAAAATGCAAAACTACAATCTGCTTTTCAGGAGCTGCAAGTTCAGTTCAAAGAAACCAAGGAAATGCTTGTCAAAGAACGTGAAAATGCAAAACGGGCAGCAGAGCAAATCCCTATTGTACAGGAAGTCCCCGTTATTGACCATGAATTGATGAACAAACTTAGCATTGAAAATGAGAACCTAAAG AGTATGGTAAGTTCTCTAGAAAAGAAGATTGGTGAAACAGAAACAAAATATGAAGAAACAAATAAACTTAGTGAGGAGCGGTTGAAGCAAGCAATGGAGGCAGAGTCCAAGATCGTTCAGTTGAAGACTACTATGCAAAG GCTTGAGGAGAAAGTTTTTGACATGGAATCTGAGAACCAGATTCTTCGGCAGCAGGCCCTGTTAACCCCTGCTAAGCGGGTTTCAGATCATTCACCTAGTCCGGCTTCCAAG ATAGTTGAAAATGGACACCATCTCAATGATGAAAACCGGACTAAT GATGCACCGAGTTTCACACCTTCTAAAAATTATGAAACCCCCGACAGCAAGTTGAGGAGACCTCCTATTGATCGACAGCAT GAGGATGTTGATGCACTCATTGACTGTGTGATGAAGGATGTGGGGTTCAGCCAAGGAAAGCCTGTTGCAGCTTTTACCATCTATAAATGCCTTCTCAATTGGAAATCCTTTGAAGCCGAGAGGACCAGTGTGTTTGATCGTTTGATTCAGATGATTGGTTCAGCCATTGAG AATCAAGAAAGCAACGACCACATGGCGTATTGGCTGTCAAATACCTCAACGTTGTTGTTCTTAATCCAAAAAAGTCTGAAATCAGGTGGCGCAGTTGGTGCAACTCCTACCCGCAAACCACAACCTCCGACATCTCTATTTGGGAGAATGACAATG GGATTTCGTTCGTCGCCTTCTGCAGTCAATCTTGCTGCAGCTGCAGCTGCATTGGTAGTGCGCCAAGTTGAAGCAAAATACCCTGCTCTGCTTTTCAAGCAGCAGCTTACAGCATATGTTGAAAAGATTTATGGAATTATTAGGGATAACTTGAAGAAGGAGTTGGGATCACTCCTTTCCTTATGCATCCAG GCACCAAGGACTTCCAAAGGAAGTTTGAGAAGTGGGCGATCCTTTGGCAAAGACTCTTCGACAAATCACTGGCAGCGGATTATTGAATGCCTCAACTCTCTTCTCTGTACATTGAAAGAAAATTTC GTGCCTCCAATTCTTGTTCAAAAGATATTTACTCAGACCTTCTCTTATATCAATGTACAACTTTTTAACAG TCTTCTTCTCCGAAGGGAGTGTTGTACATTCAGTAATGGGGAGTATGTTAAAGCTGGTTTAGCTGAGCTAGAGCTGTGGTGCTGCCAAGCAAAAGAAGAG TATGCAGGTTCATCTTGGGATGAACTCAAACATATTAGACAAGCTGTTGGGTTCTTG GTTATACATCAGAAGTATAGGATATCTTATGATGAGATCACCAATGACTTGTGTCCT ATTCTTAGTGTCCAGCAACTTTACAGAATCTGTACGCTCTATTGGGATGACAACTATAATACACGGAGTGTTTCCCCAGAT GTCATATCAAGCATGAGGGTGTTAATGACAGAGGACTCAAACAATGCCGAGAGCAACTCTTTTCTATTGGATGATAACTCAAG CATCCCATTCTCCATTGACGAAGTTTCAGAATCGCTTCAAGTGAAGGATTTTGCAGATGTTAAAGCTGCAACACAACTTCTCGAGAATCCAGCCTTCCAATTTTTACACGAGTGA